GTCCTTATTTCAGGCGATCCCCCAGCAGTAGATAACGTTGTGCCGGTAGTACTTTTTTTCAAGATGCAGCATTTAACCAGGCGTTTTTCCATCCGGCCATCTGCACGCAGATACCGGTTAAGGTCTTGCAACATATATGTTTGGAGCTGTTGTCTGCTTGTGGAAAGTGGACATCTCAATTCGTAACAAAGGCCGTATTGTTGCTGCCATTCAAAGAAATAGCCGTGTGTGGGAGTGTACCGGTAGGCCGCAGGATTATTAACCTCTAGGATTACCCTGTTACGGGGGAAGTTAACCAATCTGCCAAGCGCCATCAGGTATAGGTCAATAACCTGCCAGTTGGTTGCATACCTCCGGATGATCCCAGTTGTGGTATCACTATTAATACCAGCTATCATGCCTAAGCCAGGTATAAAACCTGTGAGCGCACTGTAATACTCGACAGCGCCTTCTTTTATCGGAAGAACAGGTTTGAGCAGCGCCGCCTTATAGTCATATTGGACGAGATCATTTTTAGCTGGCAGATAACTAAAATCCCCACGCAGCGCCGATTGTATGTTGTCAGCATTCAAATATTCGGCATACGTAATAGCCGATACTCTGCCGGACGGCGCTATCCAAACAATGTGAGGTATAGCAGCGTACGGAAACAGTTTTTGCAGAATGGTGTCACCAGTCAAAGTAGGTACAGGCGGGTGGTTAGCTGCGCCTGTACTGAAAAAATTCCGCACTATTTCTCTTTTTTGTGGAGTTACTGTAATAATCTGTATGCTATCTCCGAACTGGCGTTGCAGGCTGTCCAGCTTGGGAAGACCGGCTACACAGGCACTACAGCTGGTAGTCCAGAAATCCAGGATCAGTAGTTTTCCTTTAAATCCGGCAAAGTTGCCTTTCTTTGCCGGAAAGTTGATGATTGGTGCTATTGATATCGCGGGAACAGTTTCACCTATATGTAGCGGCGCTATTGGTATGGTTTGCCCGAATAGTATCAGGAATGGGCATAGCATTCCCGTCAGGAAAATTAATCTTTTCATGATGGTAGAATTAGAATGAAGAATTGCGTTCAGTATTCCGCTGGCAGATCAGGTGAGCGGATATGAAGATTGTAAGATGGTTGATATATCATAACGGCTGGTTTAATGTTGAAGCAATAAATTAGCCCCAGCGGATAGACATCCGCAGGCCGTCCTTAGATTTTAATCCCTATAGCTTGTAAAAAAATAAGTTTGCAAATGAATCTCGGTGGAGTAATGATCGTAGCCGGGGTGCAACTACGTATA
The genomic region above belongs to Chitinophaga sp. 180180018-3 and contains:
- a CDS encoding DUF3738 domain-containing protein; translated protein: MKRLIFLTGMLCPFLILFGQTIPIAPLHIGETVPAISIAPIINFPAKKGNFAGFKGKLLILDFWTTSCSACVAGLPKLDSLQRQFGDSIQIITVTPQKREIVRNFFSTGAANHPPVPTLTGDTILQKLFPYAAIPHIVWIAPSGRVSAITYAEYLNADNIQSALRGDFSYLPAKNDLVQYDYKAALLKPVLPIKEGAVEYYSALTGFIPGLGMIAGINSDTTTGIIRRYATNWQVIDLYLMALGRLVNFPRNRVILEVNNPAAYRYTPTHGYFFEWQQQYGLCYELRCPLSTSRQQLQTYMLQDLNRYLRADGRMEKRLVKCCILKKSTTGTTLSTAGGSPEIRTGPDGSLLFLRNTTLAALLYKLNEMYGLPPVIDQTGFTGNIDLTLNMPYADISALRKALMQHGLELEDSEQELEMFVITEKSGS